The proteins below are encoded in one region of Streptomyces sp. NBC_00490:
- a CDS encoding D-alanyl-D-alanine carboxypeptidase, which translates to MSVKGTGAEDVQDAVPTGGAGGSRDAGASAATGESASAGAEGARAGASEGAVADDGPVKGAKGAGDAAVADDVQDAVPTDGAGGAADSAKDAESAEDAPVAEDVQDAVPGDGAERSRDAGASAAPEETSPAGDDESATGSSKAGAGVSKGARDAAAAEDVQDAVPAEGSRDGEASAAPEDASPAGGKGVQDAEPADRAEGSRDAESSASSAEDVGEPGGDARLRAAVAAWVRSGDSPGTADSGAKDGEPPASAAKADPRATKSPSDAVGAREGAAQAARATTDPSDAVGARGGAAQAARATAGPSDAVGAREGAAQGTRGTAGPSDAVDAREEAAQGTREPEEKADEAAPEAGARVDQPTTMLKLPSKFVALKPDVTTAIPQVGPERTTQQPLPPKPPLDLLAELTNTPPPPQTPLRTTFRRVKIWTPLVLLLAVVFAVAQSMRPLPTPTLELTAEDSYSFGGGKVDIPWPAEGQAALDVQGIGSFGSSGDQKPVPIASVAKVMTAYVILRDHPLKSGAAGPKIKIDQTAEAQSKAGQESTVNVTAGDSISQREALESILIASANNVARLLARWDAGSEKAFVEKMNAAAEDLGMTNTTYTDPSGLNNTTVSTAVDQVKLGKKAMEEPAFREVAAMMSYDDYKGVNHSNWNQIVGKNNVVGIKTGTTTSALGNLLFAAKKEVNGETRTIVGAVVRQPAGGVENTILSAALTSGDQLIRAAQGALESATILKKGDVVGYVDDGVGGKTPVVATKDVTAVGWSGLTVKLTFAADDVPHTAKAGTKVGTLTVGDASAGAVKVPVALQKDLVEPGFTDKLTRIT; encoded by the coding sequence GTGTCCGTGAAGGGCACGGGCGCCGAGGATGTCCAGGACGCGGTGCCGACCGGCGGTGCCGGGGGTTCGCGGGACGCGGGGGCGTCGGCGGCGACTGGAGAGTCGGCGTCTGCCGGGGCTGAGGGCGCCCGTGCCGGGGCCTCGGAGGGCGCGGTGGCCGACGACGGGCCCGTGAAGGGCGCCAAGGGTGCTGGGGACGCAGCGGTGGCCGACGACGTCCAGGACGCCGTGCCGACCGACGGCGCCGGGGGCGCCGCAGATTCTGCGAAGGACGCCGAGAGCGCGGAGGACGCGCCGGTGGCCGAGGACGTTCAGGACGCCGTGCCTGGCGATGGTGCCGAGCGTTCGCGGGACGCGGGGGCTTCGGCGGCACCCGAGGAGACGTCGCCTGCCGGGGACGACGAGAGCGCCACAGGGTCTTCGAAGGCCGGTGCCGGGGTCTCGAAGGGCGCCCGGGACGCAGCGGCGGCCGAGGACGTCCAGGACGCCGTGCCTGCCGAGGGCTCGCGGGACGGGGAGGCTTCGGCCGCACCCGAGGACGCGTCGCCTGCCGGGGGCAAGGGCGTTCAGGATGCCGAGCCGGCCGACCGTGCCGAAGGTTCGCGGGACGCGGAGTCATCGGCGTCGTCTGCCGAGGACGTGGGTGAGCCCGGCGGTGACGCCAGGTTGCGTGCTGCTGTGGCCGCCTGGGTGCGGTCCGGGGATTCTCCGGGGACGGCGGACTCGGGTGCCAAGGACGGTGAGCCACCGGCGAGCGCCGCGAAGGCCGACCCCCGCGCCACCAAGTCCCCGAGCGACGCCGTGGGCGCCCGTGAGGGGGCCGCGCAGGCGGCCCGTGCCACCACGGACCCCAGCGACGCCGTGGGCGCCCGTGGGGGGGCCGCGCAGGCGGCCCGTGCCACCGCGGGCCCCAGCGACGCCGTGGGCGCCCGTGAGGGGGCCGCGCAGGGAACCCGCGGCACCGCGGGCCCCAGCGACGCTGTGGACGCCCGTGAGGAGGCCGCGCAGGGGACCCGTGAGCCCGAGGAGAAGGCTGACGAGGCCGCGCCGGAGGCTGGGGCTCGTGTGGATCAGCCCACGACGATGCTCAAGCTGCCCAGCAAGTTCGTCGCGCTCAAGCCCGACGTCACCACCGCCATCCCCCAGGTCGGCCCCGAGCGCACCACCCAGCAGCCGCTCCCGCCCAAGCCTCCGCTGGACCTGCTGGCCGAGCTGACGAACACCCCGCCGCCCCCGCAGACACCGCTGCGGACCACGTTCCGGCGGGTCAAGATCTGGACCCCCCTCGTCCTGCTCCTCGCGGTGGTCTTCGCGGTCGCACAGTCAATGCGCCCCCTGCCCACCCCCACCCTGGAACTCACCGCCGAGGACAGCTACTCCTTCGGCGGCGGCAAGGTCGACATCCCGTGGCCCGCGGAGGGCCAGGCCGCCCTCGACGTCCAGGGCATCGGCAGCTTCGGCTCCTCCGGTGACCAGAAGCCCGTCCCGATCGCCAGTGTCGCCAAGGTCATGACGGCGTACGTCATCCTCCGCGACCACCCGCTCAAGAGCGGCGCCGCAGGCCCGAAGATCAAGATCGACCAGACCGCCGAGGCCCAGTCCAAGGCCGGTCAGGAATCGACCGTGAACGTGACCGCCGGGGACTCCATCTCCCAGCGCGAGGCCCTCGAGAGCATCCTGATCGCATCCGCGAACAACGTGGCGAGGCTCCTCGCCCGCTGGGACGCCGGCTCGGAGAAGGCGTTCGTCGAGAAGATGAACGCCGCCGCCGAGGACCTCGGGATGACGAACACGACGTACACCGACCCCTCGGGTCTGAACAACACCACCGTCTCCACCGCCGTGGACCAGGTGAAGCTGGGCAAGAAGGCGATGGAGGAGCCCGCGTTCCGCGAGGTCGCGGCGATGATGTCGTACGACGACTACAAGGGCGTCAACCACTCCAACTGGAACCAGATCGTCGGCAAGAACAACGTCGTCGGCATCAAGACCGGCACCACCACCTCTGCCCTCGGCAACCTCCTCTTCGCGGCGAAGAAAGAGGTCAACGGGGAGACCCGCACCATCGTCGGCGCCGTCGTCCGCCAGCCCGCCGGCGGTGTGGAGAACACCATCCTCAGCGCCGCCCTCACCTCGGGTGACCAGCTGATCCGGGCGGCGCAGGGCGCGCTGGAGTCCGCGACGATCCTCAAGAAGGGCGATGTCGTCGGCTACGTCGACGACGGCGTCGGCGGCAAGACCCCGGTCGTCGCGACCAAGGACGTCACGGCCGTCGGCTGGTCCGGGCTCACCGTCAAGCTGACCTTCGCCGCCGACGACGTACCGCACACCGCGAAGGCCGGCACCAAGGTCGGCACGCTCACCGTGGGTGACGCCTCGGCCGGTGCGGTGAAGGTGCCGGTCGCGCTGCAGAAGGACCTCGTCGAACCGGGCTTCACGGACAAGCTGACGCGCATCACCTGA
- a CDS encoding GOLPH3/VPS74 family protein — protein sequence MGMSRRTLPEELLLLALDPATGTTAQPQSLDLGLAGAQLVELALAGRIAPDGDRIAVVSPRPTGDPTLDCALELLRRRGAPVRAIHWIGGPRLGLRQTYLSHLERCGMVHAVAGQMCGVLPTTRYQASQTEISREIRSRLDSAIRTGVPPDPRTAALAALAHAVGLGKHLYPGNEGRSSRSRLRDLIRHDPMGGLVAHAVMDVQNGVAAQPRRSPAPTGRPAGPGARQAPEPARGVPVQPRRGAMARVVAH from the coding sequence ATGGGCATGAGCCGCAGAACACTTCCGGAGGAGCTTCTGCTGCTGGCGCTGGACCCGGCCACGGGTACCACCGCACAGCCGCAGTCGCTCGACCTCGGTCTGGCCGGAGCACAGCTAGTGGAGCTGGCGCTGGCCGGACGGATAGCCCCAGACGGGGATCGTATCGCCGTGGTGTCCCCACGGCCGACTGGAGATCCGACACTGGACTGCGCGTTGGAGTTGCTGCGAAGGCGTGGCGCTCCGGTACGCGCTATCCACTGGATTGGCGGGCCGCGTCTCGGGCTCCGCCAGACCTACCTCTCGCATCTGGAGCGGTGCGGCATGGTGCATGCCGTGGCGGGCCAGATGTGCGGAGTGCTGCCGACGACTCGCTACCAGGCGAGTCAGACCGAGATCAGCCGGGAGATCAGATCCCGACTGGACTCCGCGATCCGCACCGGCGTACCGCCGGACCCGCGGACCGCGGCGCTCGCCGCCCTGGCGCACGCGGTCGGACTGGGCAAGCACCTGTATCCGGGCAACGAGGGTCGCTCCTCTCGCTCCCGGCTGCGGGACCTGATCAGGCACGACCCCATGGGCGGTCTCGTGGCGCACGCCGTGATGGACGTCCAGAACGGTGTGGCCGCGCAGCCACGCCGCAGCCCGGCCCCGACCGGCCGTCCGGCCGGACCAGGTGCCAGGCAGGCACCGGAACCCGCCCGCGGCGTTCCGGTGCAACCGCGCCGCGGTGCCATGGCGCGTGTCGTGGCTCACTGA
- a CDS encoding helix-turn-helix domain-containing protein, translated as MASNVNPTVRRRRLGQELRRLRELKGMTAEEVAERLLVSQSKISRLENGRRSISQRDVRDLCGVYEVEDVRIVDSLMQMAKDSRQQGWWHSFGDIPYSVYIGLETDAASLRVYDPQVVPGLLQTRTYAESLISGALPEATPTDIDKRVQVRLRRQERISAAENPLRLWAVLDEAALRREVGNRQVMIEQLEHLIEMSQLPHVTVQMIPFTMGAHPGVSGQYAILEFPDAADSSVVYIEGVTSDLYLEKAQDVQKYSVMYEHLRAQALNVDQSREFISSIAKDYAR; from the coding sequence GTGGCGTCCAATGTCAATCCCACCGTCAGGCGACGCCGGCTCGGCCAGGAGTTGCGCCGGCTCCGTGAACTCAAGGGCATGACGGCCGAGGAAGTCGCCGAACGGCTTCTGGTGTCGCAGTCGAAGATCAGCCGGCTGGAGAACGGCCGGCGCAGCATCAGCCAGCGCGACGTCCGCGATCTGTGCGGGGTGTACGAGGTGGAGGACGTCCGGATCGTCGACTCCCTGATGCAGATGGCCAAGGACAGCCGCCAGCAGGGCTGGTGGCACTCCTTCGGCGACATCCCCTACAGCGTCTACATCGGCCTGGAGACGGACGCGGCGAGTCTGCGCGTCTACGATCCCCAGGTCGTCCCCGGGCTCCTGCAGACCCGCACCTACGCCGAGTCCCTCATCTCCGGCGCGCTGCCCGAGGCGACGCCCACCGACATCGACAAGCGTGTCCAGGTGCGGCTGCGCCGACAGGAACGTATCTCTGCCGCCGAGAACCCGCTCCGGCTGTGGGCGGTGCTGGACGAGGCGGCGCTGCGCCGCGAGGTCGGCAACCGGCAGGTGATGATCGAGCAGTTGGAGCATCTGATCGAGATGTCACAACTGCCGCACGTGACGGTGCAGATGATCCCGTTCACGATGGGCGCGCACCCCGGGGTGAGTGGGCAGTACGCGATCCTCGAGTTCCCCGATGCCGCCGATTCCAGCGTGGTCTACATCGAGGGCGTGACGAGCGATCTGTACCTGGAGAAGGCGCAGGACGTTCAGAAGTACAGCGTCATGTACGAACATCTGCGAGCACAGGCCCTGAATGTGGACCAAAGCCGGGAATTCATCTCAAGTATCGCCAAGGACTACGCACGCTGA
- a CDS encoding DUF397 domain-containing protein, whose protein sequence is MAIKQGAADQWVKSSYSQGNGACVEIKSPVVSAMAVRDSKIQNGPTLAFPADAWNAFVGSVKA, encoded by the coding sequence ATGGCAATCAAGCAGGGCGCCGCGGACCAGTGGGTCAAGTCCTCCTACTCCCAGGGCAATGGCGCGTGCGTCGAGATCAAGTCCCCTGTCGTGTCGGCGATGGCCGTCCGGGACTCGAAGATCCAGAACGGCCCCACGCTGGCCTTCCCCGCGGACGCGTGGAACGCCTTCGTCGGCTCGGTCAAGGCATAA
- a CDS encoding SDR family oxidoreductase: protein MPLLTGKTVVVSGVGAGLGHQVAAAVVRDGGNAVLGARTEANLAKSAAEIDPDGTHTAYRPTDITDERQCVALAELAGERFGRIDAVVHVAAWDSYFGGIEDADFTTWQSVIDVNLLGSLRMTRACLPALKRCGGSVVFIGTQSSVAAPSQVRQAAYAASKGALTSAMYSLARELGPHRIRVNTVLPGWMWGPPVQAYVQFTAHTEGIEESEVKVRLTERMALPDLATDGDVADAAVFLASDRARAITGQSLLVNAGELMR, encoded by the coding sequence ATGCCACTGCTCACAGGCAAGACGGTGGTCGTGTCGGGCGTCGGTGCCGGACTGGGCCACCAGGTCGCCGCCGCCGTCGTACGCGACGGCGGGAACGCCGTGCTCGGGGCGCGCACCGAGGCCAACCTCGCCAAGAGCGCCGCCGAGATCGATCCGGACGGGACGCACACGGCGTACCGGCCGACGGACATCACCGACGAGCGACAGTGCGTGGCGCTGGCGGAGTTGGCGGGCGAGCGGTTCGGGCGGATCGACGCGGTGGTCCATGTGGCCGCCTGGGACAGCTACTTCGGCGGCATTGAGGACGCGGACTTCACCACCTGGCAGTCGGTGATCGACGTGAACCTGCTGGGGTCGCTGCGGATGACGCGGGCGTGTCTGCCGGCGCTGAAGAGGTGCGGCGGGTCGGTCGTCTTCATCGGGACGCAGTCGTCCGTGGCCGCCCCCTCGCAGGTGCGGCAGGCGGCGTACGCGGCCTCCAAGGGGGCGCTGACGAGTGCCATGTACTCCCTCGCACGGGAGCTGGGGCCGCACCGGATCCGGGTCAACACCGTGCTGCCGGGCTGGATGTGGGGGCCGCCGGTGCAGGCGTACGTCCAGTTCACCGCGCACACGGAAGGGATCGAGGAGTCCGAGGTGAAGGTGAGGCTCACCGAGCGCATGGCCCTGCCCGACCTCGCCACGGACGGGGATGTGGCCGACGCGGCGGTGTTCCTGGCGTCGGATCGGGCGCGGGCGATCACCGGACAATCACTGCTG